One genomic window of Candidatus Methylomirabilota bacterium includes the following:
- a CDS encoding acetamidase/formamidase family protein, producing the protein MESLKPNPDVYLMDVKPDPRPALTIRSGDVVTVEVREGFSGIRDPSRLPTPFTDEAVGHPLGQITGPIAVEGAQPGDSLRVELLAMEVGREGMTAVMRNYGFLPKEFPGPTIRAFPIRDGMIHFGDVRIPVRPSLGTLATMPEVLDHFGYAGPHGGDLDQNELRAGTVCHLPVFVPGALLFLADSHAIIGDGITCGTGLECDATVTLRATVERPPFLDRPVIETPETLQFVGTAPTLEEACRDAARAAIRYITRTTRLTGEEAYMLASLVGDFKIGTSPRPVMAVRLVLPKAVLGQARRAPEPERPRGA; encoded by the coding sequence GTGGAGTCGCTGAAGCCGAATCCGGATGTGTATCTGATGGACGTGAAGCCGGATCCGCGTCCGGCGCTCACGATCCGATCGGGCGACGTCGTCACGGTGGAGGTGCGCGAAGGGTTCTCGGGCATCCGGGATCCCTCGCGCCTGCCCACCCCGTTCACGGACGAGGCGGTCGGACACCCCCTCGGGCAGATCACCGGGCCGATCGCGGTGGAGGGAGCGCAGCCCGGCGACTCGCTCCGTGTCGAGCTGCTCGCCATGGAGGTGGGCCGGGAGGGCATGACGGCGGTGATGCGGAACTACGGCTTCCTTCCCAAAGAGTTCCCCGGCCCGACGATCCGCGCGTTCCCGATCCGGGACGGGATGATCCACTTCGGCGACGTGCGGATCCCGGTGCGCCCCTCGCTCGGCACCCTGGCGACCATGCCCGAGGTGCTGGACCACTTCGGCTACGCCGGCCCCCACGGCGGCGACCTCGACCAGAACGAGCTGCGGGCGGGGACCGTCTGCCACCTCCCGGTCTTCGTCCCGGGAGCCCTCCTCTTCCTGGCCGATTCTCACGCGATCATCGGCGACGGGATCACGTGTGGGACCGGGCTCGAGTGCGATGCGACGGTGACGCTCCGGGCCACGGTGGAGCGCCCCCCGTTCCTCGACCGGCCCGTCATCGAAACGCCCGAGACCCTGCAGTTCGTCGGCACGGCGCCGACCCTGGAAGAGGCCTGCCGCGACGCCGCCCGGGCGGCCATCCGGTACATCACCCGGACGACCCGCCTCACCGGCGAAGAGGCGTACATGCTCGCCTCCCTGGTGGGCGACTTCAAGATCGGGACCTCGCCGCGGCCGGTGATGGCCGTCCGGCTCGTGCTGCCGAAGGCCGTGCTCGGCCAGGCGCGGCGCGCCCCCGAGCCCGAGCGACCTCGGGGAGCCTGA